The Manis javanica isolate MJ-LG chromosome 4, MJ_LKY, whole genome shotgun sequence genome contains a region encoding:
- the CHRNE gene encoding acetylcholine receptor subunit epsilon, giving the protein MAGDMLGVLLLLQLLGRGEGKNEELRLYHHLFDNYDPERRPVREPEDTVTITLKVTLTNLISLNEKEETLTTSVWIGIDWQDYRLNYSKDDFGGIETLRVPSELVWLPEIVLENNIDGQFGVAYDANVLVYEGGSVSWLPPAIYRSTCAIEVTYFPFDWQNCSLIFRSQTYNAKEVEFVFAVDDEGETISKIDIDTEAYTENGEWAIDFCPGAIRHQDGEFADGPGDTDVIYTLIIRRKPLFYVINIIVPCVLISGLVLLAYFLPAQAGGQKCTVSINVLLAQTVFLFLIAQKTPETSLSLPMLGRYLIFVMVVATLIVMNCVIVLNVSLRTPTTHAMSPRLRHVLLELLPHLLGSDAPPEVPRAPLSPRRASSLRILLRAEELILKKPRSELVFEGQRHRHGTWTAALCQSLGTAAPEIRCCVDAVNFVAESKRNEEATGEEVSEWVRMGKALDNVCFWAALVLFTVGSSLIFLGGYFNKVPELPYPPCM; this is encoded by the exons ATGGCAGGGGATATGCTCGGGGTCCTGCTCCTCTTGCAACTCCTTG GCAGGGGGGAAGGGAAGAATGAGGAGCTGCGTCTTTATCACCATCTCTTTGACAACTATGATCCAGAACGCCGGCCAGTGAGGGAGCCTGAGGACACTGTCACCATCACCCTCAAGGTCACCCTGACCAATCTCATCTCACTG AATGAGAAAGAGGAGACCCTCACCACCAGCGTCTGGATTGGAATT GACTGGCAAGATTACCGACTCAACTACAGCAAGGATGACTTTGGGGGCATAGAAACCTTGCGGGTCCCTTCAGAACTTGTATGGCTACCAGAGATTGTGCTGGAAAACAA CATTGACGGCCAGTTCGGCGTGGCCTACGACGCCAACGTGCTGGTCTACGAGGGTGGCTCCGTGAGCTGGCTGCCCCCGGCCATCTACCGCAGCACCTGCGCCATTGAGGTCACCTACTTCCCCTTCGACTGGCAGAACTGCTCTCTCATTTTCCG CTCGCAGACGTACAATGCCAAGGAGGTGGAGTTCGTCTTTGCCGTGGACGATGAAGGCGAGACCATCAGCAAGATCGATATTGACACGGAGGCCTATACTG AGAACGGCGAGTGGGCAATCGATTTCTGCCCCGGGGCGATCCGCCACCAAGACGGGGAATTCGCTGACGGTCCGGGGGACACCGACGTCATCTACACACTTATCATTCGCCGGAAGCCTCTCTTCTACGTCATTAACATTATCGTGCCCTGCGTGCTCATCTCGGGACTAGTGCTGCTCGCCTACTTCCTGCCGGCGCAAG CCGGCGGCCAGAAATGCACGGTCTCCATCAACGTCCTGCTCGCCCAGACCGTCTTCTTGTTCCTAATTGCCCAGAAAACCCCGGAGACATCTCTGAGCTTGCCAATGCTGGGCAG GTACCTCATTTTCGTCATGGTGGTTGCCACGCTCATTGTCATGAACTGCGTCATCGTGCTGAACGTGTCTTTGCGGACACCCACCACTCACGCTATGTCCCCGCGGCTGCGTCAC GTCTTATTGGAGCTGTTGCCGCACCTCCTGGGGTCGGACGCGCCCCCCGAAGTCCCCCGAGCCCCTTTGTCCCCAAGGCGGGCGTCGTCCCTGCGTATACTGCTCCGCGCAGAGGAGCTGATACTGAAAAAGCCGCGGAGCGAGCTCGTGTTTGAGGGGCAGAGACACCGGCACGGGACCTGGACGG CTGCCCTCTGCCAGAGCCTGGGCACTGCCGCTCCCGAGATCCGCTGCTGTGTGGATGCTGTGAACTTCGTGGCCGAAAGCAAGCGAAACGAAGAGGCTACCGGCGAG GAGGTGTCCGAGTGGGTGCGCATGGGTAAGGCCCTTGACAACGTCTGCTTCTGGGCTGCTCTGGTGCTCTTTACCGTAGGATCCAGCCTCATCTTTCTCGGGGGCTACTTCAATAAAGTACCTGAACTGCCCTACCCACCATGTATGTAG
- the C4H17orf107 gene encoding LOW QUALITY PROTEIN: uncharacterized protein C17orf107 homolog (The sequence of the model RefSeq protein was modified relative to this genomic sequence to represent the inferred CDS: inserted 3 bases in 2 codons; substituted 1 base at 1 genomic stop codon) — protein MKWTPSSLETXLWVYYFHSSTEVRLCQWPRPKPFQPLLLSSLELAVGAAHEYLKQSFSELKSLEPREPKXAARPKPTLGLVLSEAAASVSFGATLLEILVLWLQQEVQXLDGGDGSSGPAPEAGDPGGALARAALAAGQGARQAGAAAGKSARLFLHGPWLCMCGRGLQGSASLLQQWRRQLGLSTSGEPLSSGCGR, from the exons ATGAAGTGGACCCCCAGCTCCCTGGAAAC GCTATGGGTCTACTACTTCCACAGCTCCACGGAGGTGAGGCTATGCCAATGGCCCCGCCCAAAG CCCTTTCAGCCCTTGCTTCTGTCTTCTCTGGAACTCGCTGTTGGTGCAGCCCATGAATATCTGAAGCAAAGTTTCAGTGAGCTGAAGTCTCTGGAGCCGCGGGAGCCAA AAGCCGCCCGCCCGAAGCCCACCCTGGGGCTGGTGCTAAGTGAAGCTGCGGCCAGTGTGAGCTTCGGCGCAACCTTGTTAGAG ATCTTAGTCCTGTGGCTGCAGCAGGAGGTGCAGTGACTAGATGGCGGCGACGGCAGCTCGGGCCCAGCCCCAGAAGCTGGGGATCCGGGTGGAGCGCTGGCCCGGGCAGCCCTGGCCGCGGGGCAGGGGGCTCGGCAAGCCGGGGCTGCGGCGGGCAAGAGCGCCCGGCTTTTCCTCCACGGGCCgtggctgtgcatgtgtggacGCGGGTTGCAGGGATCCGCCTCACTCCTGCAACAATGGCGACGCCAACTGGGCCTCTCAACCTCCGGGGAACCGTTGAGTTCGGGATGTGGGAGGTGA